The following coding sequences are from one Rubinisphaera margarita window:
- a CDS encoding alpha/beta hydrolase family protein: MTSCAASASLLAALLLAISLPSPAHAEDVQVASTDVRESRSLATRPNWWRAVRDCNTKFHPWQPPGTLEAWKAEAEELKRRIQISQGLWPMPPRQPLEPVVHGKIEGDGYTVEKVFFASRPGLYVTGSLYRPAKVEGKVPGILCPHGHWPNGRFYDAGEGGAKSQLDQGAESEEVAAHHPMQARMVQLARMGCVVFHYDMIGYADQQPLEHRWEFSTATDGGWLIENMGLQTWNSIRALDFIESLPEVDPQRLAITGSSGGATQTMMMCALDDRLMAAVPAVMVSTGMQGGCTCENAPYLRIGTNNVAIAAAFAPKPLGLIGADDWTIQLMTLGYPELKHIYGLYGVPEKFEAWVHPEFKHNYNQVSRTHMYEWFNEYLGLDASVEEKPFDGLTQAQLTVFTEEHPLPKDAADGPTLRQSIIEENQQLLTQLMSSADSDEYTRVIGGAADILLGGAAPSADDVLVALEENRGIVSRKADGNTVPVRIVPGEGNEAVVYCNPEGMQLSDQDVNALQERFSGKAVILVDLPGTGHNRPEPGAAAVDTRYYGYTSGYNLPLVSRQVQDLLTTVIGLKNELDFSSVVLAGAGDPAIAALLAQSLLGDSVAAVDLDLSGNVLREITDVNDPLFLPGCLKYGGYAGLASVDPCEKIRLHGVSDQKRSQFEPLMKRGAAVEFVSR; this comes from the coding sequence ATGACGAGTTGTGCTGCTTCCGCGTCTCTGCTTGCCGCTCTGCTGCTGGCGATCAGCCTCCCTTCCCCCGCTCACGCCGAAGACGTTCAGGTCGCCTCGACCGACGTTCGCGAAAGTCGTTCCCTGGCAACCCGCCCCAACTGGTGGCGAGCCGTCCGCGACTGCAACACGAAGTTTCATCCGTGGCAGCCGCCCGGAACGTTGGAAGCATGGAAAGCCGAAGCCGAGGAGCTGAAGCGACGCATTCAAATCTCCCAGGGACTCTGGCCGATGCCGCCCAGGCAGCCGCTCGAACCGGTGGTTCACGGCAAGATTGAAGGGGACGGGTACACCGTTGAGAAAGTCTTCTTCGCCTCACGCCCCGGGCTCTACGTGACCGGCAGTCTGTATCGTCCTGCGAAAGTCGAAGGCAAGGTGCCGGGCATTCTTTGTCCGCACGGGCACTGGCCGAACGGTCGCTTTTATGATGCCGGTGAAGGAGGGGCAAAGTCGCAGCTCGATCAGGGGGCGGAATCGGAGGAAGTCGCCGCCCATCATCCGATGCAGGCTCGCATGGTGCAGCTTGCGCGGATGGGGTGTGTCGTCTTTCATTACGACATGATTGGCTACGCCGACCAGCAGCCGCTCGAACATCGCTGGGAATTCTCGACGGCGACCGATGGCGGATGGCTGATCGAGAACATGGGACTGCAGACGTGGAACTCGATTCGTGCTCTCGACTTTATCGAATCGCTTCCCGAAGTCGATCCGCAGCGGCTGGCGATCACCGGCTCCAGCGGCGGCGCGACACAAACGATGATGATGTGCGCCCTCGACGATCGCCTCATGGCCGCCGTCCCCGCGGTGATGGTTTCGACCGGCATGCAGGGGGGCTGCACCTGCGAGAACGCTCCGTATTTGCGAATCGGCACCAACAACGTGGCGATCGCCGCGGCGTTTGCTCCCAAACCACTCGGGTTGATTGGAGCCGACGACTGGACCATTCAGTTGATGACACTCGGCTATCCGGAACTCAAGCACATCTACGGACTCTACGGCGTGCCGGAGAAATTCGAAGCCTGGGTGCATCCTGAGTTCAAGCACAACTACAACCAGGTCTCCCGCACTCACATGTACGAGTGGTTTAATGAGTATCTCGGGCTCGATGCCTCCGTGGAAGAGAAGCCGTTCGACGGACTCACGCAGGCTCAGCTGACGGTCTTCACCGAGGAGCACCCGTTGCCGAAGGATGCCGCCGATGGACCGACGCTGCGACAGAGTATCATCGAAGAGAATCAGCAGTTGCTCACCCAACTGATGAGCTCCGCCGACAGCGATGAGTACACGCGGGTGATCGGTGGAGCAGCCGACATTCTTCTCGGCGGTGCTGCTCCGTCAGCGGATGATGTTCTGGTGGCCCTTGAGGAGAATCGCGGCATCGTCAGCCGGAAAGCGGACGGCAACACGGTGCCGGTGCGAATTGTTCCCGGCGAAGGCAACGAGGCTGTGGTGTACTGCAATCCGGAGGGAATGCAGCTGTCCGATCAGGACGTGAATGCCCTGCAGGAACGGTTTTCCGGCAAGGCGGTGATTCTCGTCGATCTGCCGGGGACCGGACACAATCGCCCGGAACCCGGGGCCGCAGCGGTCGATACCCGCTACTACGGCTACACCTCCGGCTACAACCTGCCGCTCGTTTCGCGACAGGTGCAGGACCTTCTGACCACGGTCATCGGTCTGAAAAACGAGCTCGATTTCAGCAGTGTTGTTCTGGCCGGAGCAGGGGATCCCGCCATCGCGGCTCTGCTGGCTCAGTCGTTACTGGGCGACAGTGTCGCAGCAGTGGACCTCGATCTGTCCGGCAACGTGCTGCGGGAGATCACCGACGTCAACGACCCGCTCTTCCTGCCCGGCTGCCTGAAATACGGCGGCTACGCCGGACTGGCCAGCGTCGATCCGTGTGAGAAGATCAGACTCCACGGCGTGTCCGATCAGAAGCGGAGTCAGTTCGAACCGCTAATGAAACGGGGAGCCGCAGTGGAGTTCGTGAGCAGATAG